The proteins below come from a single Athene noctua chromosome 6, bAthNoc1.hap1.1, whole genome shotgun sequence genomic window:
- the TTBK2 gene encoding tau-tubulin kinase 2 isoform X3, which produces MGRHDDLWSLFYMLVEFVVGQLPWRKIKDKEQVGSIKERYEHRLMLKHLPQEFSIFLDHISNLDYFTKPDYQLLMSVFDNSMKTFGVIESDPFDWEKSGTDGSLTTTTTSTTPQLHTRLTPAAIGIANATPIPGDLLRENTDEVFPDEQLTDGENGIPVGVSPEKLPGSPGHQRPQEKDVWEEMDANRNKIKLGICKAATEEENSHGPVNGMLNAPSLGSPIRVRSETTQLDRDVPLVRKLRSIHSFELEKRLTLESKPDTDKFLETCLEKMQKDLNAASETPVAAVPPPSQKTPIPAPVTARMDHVWHYDEEYLPDPSKPVSAASPEHVDGVISNGFVAVNLSSCRQEVDSKEWVIIDKERDLQDFRTNEALGHKTTGSPSDEEPEVLQVLEESAPEEQPRQGGWAGNSVHVKNQTSGVEFVLAMECHPAASEQLTDKLELQSGAAGQLLAATPTSPMEAQAEGALTPLNSSHMLHFSTPRISSPILRTMSPIAYLSIHSDPLKEAGLPRSQSAESHSSSSRSTGRRQLPVIPCGNKFPPVIRTSKAQLQQITIPRPSVASTQSASESFHYGHQLEKREQDAQSMEHTMELSSPKESLPGLVVTEDSLPASASRPDLVLNISQEVLDREGLVKECVSVLDCGQKDLPEQHSGIQEEKEFENIPVGETEEERLPVVSEDAIEMLSKEQNILPGNSKSAEEEPLTNTEAAEESKPRPIYLVPSQDEVLKSVTPKISEFSPPRLTNPHVSRQASKIAPVQENGFHSNKEEVRIQDLKCHQVALTTFLHQEDKKEKNAPRNGELFHCISENENSHRSKKDLVKSAFVFRQSRIPVLAQEIDSTSESSSPVSAKEKLLLKKAHQTDLVRLLMEKRQLKSFLGDLSSASDKSLEEKMAAAPVPFSEGGVLSSFSRLTLDSHFSKQTEDSSLSPSSPQSRKSKIPRPVSWATTDQVTSSSSAQFFPRPPPGKPPTRPGLEARLRRYRVLGSSSSDSDLISRLAQILQNGSQRPRSSTQCKSPGSPHSPKTPPKSPVIPRRSPSASPRSSSLPRTASSSPSRAGRPHHDQRSSSPHLGRSKSPPSHSGSSSSRRSCQQEHCCNKPSKNGLKGSGSSFHHSPNTKTPTGKSKSTTKLSR; this is translated from the exons cTTCTCATGTCTGTGTTTGACAACAGCATGAAAACATTTGGGGTTATTGAAAGTGACCCTTTTGACTGGGAGAAGAGTGGAACTGATGGCTCtctgacaacaacaacaacttcAACCACACCTCAGTTACACACCCGTCTTACTCCAGCTGCAATTGG AATTGCCAATGCTACTCCTATCCCAGGAGATCTGCTGCGAGAAAACACAGATGAAGTGTTTCCTGATGAACAGCTCACTGATGGAGAGAATGGTATACCAGTTGGTGTCTCACCAGAGAAACTTCCTGGATCCCCTGGGCATCAGCGTCCTCAGGAAAAAGACGTTTGGGAAGAAATGGatgcaaacagaaacaaaatcaaactAGGGATCTGTAAG gctgccacagaagaagaaaacagccaTGGGCCGGTGAATGGAATGCTTAATGCACCGAGTCTTGGCTCTCCAATTCGTGTTCGCTCAGAGACCACACAGCTAGACAGAGATGTCCCACTGGTGCGAAAGTTACGTTCAATTCACAGCTTTGAACTGGAGAAGCGTCTGACATTGGAGTCAAAGCCAGACACTGATAAATTTCTTGAGACCtg TTTGGAGAAGATGCAGAAAGACTTGAATGCTGCGTCAGAGACTCCTGTTGCTGctgttcctcctccttctcagaaGACACCCATTCCTGCTCCTGTGACTGCCCGCATGGACCATGTTTGGCACTATGATGAAGAATATCTTCCAGACCCTTCAAAGCCTGTGTCAGCTGCTTCTCCAGAACATGTTGATGGTGTTATTAGCAATGGATTTGTAGCTGTCAACTTAAGCTCCTGCAGGCAGGAGGTTGATTCTAAGGAATGGGTGATAATAGATAAGGAACGGGACTTGCAGGACTTCAGGACAAATGAGGCTTTAGGGCACAAAACTACTGGAAGTCCTTCAGATGAAGAGCCGGAGGTACTACAAGTTCTAGAGGAGTCTGCTCCGGAAGAGCAGCCCAGACAGGGTGGTTGGGCAGGAAACAGTGTCCATGTCAAGAACCAAACCTCAGGGGTGGAGTTTGTTCTGGCCATGGAGTGTCATCCTGCTGCTTCCGAACAGCTTACAGATAAATTGGAACTTCAGTCCGGAGCTGCTGGACAGCTTCTTGCAGCCACCCCTACAAGTCCTATGGAAGCTCAAGCAGAAGGAGCGCTCACTCCG CTCAACTCATCTCATATGCTGCATTTCTCCACTCCAAGAATTTCAAGTCCCATCCTCCGCACCATGAGCCCTATAGCCTATCTTTCCATCCACTCGGACCCTCTGAAAGAGGCTGGTTTACCAAGGAGTCAATCAGCTGAGAGCCACTCCTCTTCTTCCCGCTCAACTGGTCGTAGGCAGCTTCCTGTCATTCCCTGTGGCAACAAGTTCCCCCCTGTCATTCGCACCTCAAAAGCACAACTTCAGCAG ATAACAATACCCAGACCTTCAGTGGCATCCACACAGTCTGCTTCAGAGAGCTTTCATTATGGCCACCAGCTAGAGAAAAGAGAGCAGGATGCTCAGTCTATGGAGCACACCATGGAACTTTCCTCTCCGAAGGAAAGTTTGCCAGGTTTGGTTGTGACAGAAGACTCACTTCCAGCTAGTGCCAGCAGACCAGATTTGGTACTTAATATCAGCCAAGAGGTGCTTGACAGGGAAGGACTTGTCAAAGAATGTGTCAGTGTCCTGGACTGTGGCCAAAAGGACCTGCCTGAACAACATAGTGGGATACAGGaagagaaagaatttgaaaatattCCTGTAGGGGAGACTGAGGAAGAAAGGCTTCCAGTGGTTTCTGAGGATGCCATTGAAATGCTAAGCAAAGAACAGAATATTTTGCCAGGAAACTCAAAATCTGCAGAGGAAGAACCTCTAACAaatactgaagctgctgaagaatCAAAGCCAAGGCCCATCTATTTGGTGCCAAGTCAAGATGAGGTCCTGAAGTCAGTAACACCTAAAATATCAGAATTTTCTCCCCCAAGACTTACCAACCCACATGTCAGTAGACAGGCAAGCAAAATAGCACCAGTTCAGGAAAATGGTTTTCATTCTAATAAGGAAGAAGTCCGTATCCAAGACTTGAAATGCCACCAAGTGGCCCTTACTACTTTTTTGCACCAGGaggacaaaaaagagaaaaatgctccCAGAAATGGAGAATTATTCcactgcatttcagaaaatgagaatTCTCATCGATCTAAGAAGGACTTAGTTAAATCTGCTTTTGTATTCAGGCAGAGCCGAATCCCAGTTTTAGCACAAGAGATAGACTCAACGTCAGAGTCCTCTTCTCCTGTTTCAGCAAAGGAAAAGCTTCTTCTAAAAAAGGCCCATCAGACAGACTTGGTCAGACTACTTATGGAAAAGAGACAGCTCAAATCTTTCCTTGGTGACCTCTCAAGTGCCTCTGATAAGTCACTGGAGGAAAAAATGGCTGCTGCTCCAGTACCGTTTTCTGAGGGTGGTGTGTTATCCTCATTTTCTAGATTAACACTGGACTCTCATTTCAGCAAGCAGACGGAAGATAGCTCTCTATCTCCAAGCAGCCCTCAGTCCAGAAAAAGCAAGATTCCAAGGCCAGTGTCCTGGGCAACCACTGATCAAGTCACCAGTTCAAGTTCAGCTCAGTTCTTTCCTCGGCCACCACCAGGAAAACCACCTACTAGACCTGGGTTAGAAGCTAG GTTACGCAGATACAGAGTCCTAGGGAGTAGCAGCTCGGACTCAGATCTTATCTCTCGTCTGGCTCAAATCCTACAGAATGGATCTCAAAGACCAAGGAGTTCTACCCAGTGTAAGAGTCCAGGATCTCCACATAGTCCAAAAACACCACCCAAAAGCCCTGTTATCCCCCGACGCAGTCCTAGTGCCTCCCCTAGGAGCTCTTCCTTACCCCGTACTGCCAGTTCTTCTCCGTCCCGGGCTGGGAGACCCCATCATGATCAGAGGAGTTCATCCCCACATCTTGGGAGGAGTAAATCACCTCCTAGCCATTCAGGCTCCTCATCTTCTAGGAGATCCTGCCAACAAGAGCACTGCTGCAACAAACCAAGCAAGAATGGTCTGAAAGGATCTGGCAGTTCCTTCCACCATTCCCCTAACACTAAGACTCCCACAGGAAAGAGCAAATCAACCACTAAGCTTAGCAGATAG